In Aptenodytes patagonicus chromosome 21, bAptPat1.pri.cur, whole genome shotgun sequence, the genomic stretch GAAAGCATCCCTTCTCCATTCCAGCAGTGCCTTTGGGAAGCCCTTCATGTGTTCAGCTGGGCGGCATGGAAATTGCTGTGGAAAATTACTAtctttcattccatttcctctGTCTGGCTCAGTTTTAGATCTGTGCGTCTGATGAAGAATGACACCATGAACTTCCAGAAATTCCCCTATACCAATGAAGATGAAGCCTGGAAAACCTACCTGGAGAACCCCTTGACTGCAGCCACCAAAGCTATGATGAGGGTGAATGGAGATGATGACAGCGTGGCTGCCCTGAGCCTCCTCTATGACTACTACATGGTACGTTCCCATTGGAGCTGGGTGTCTTGGGGGAGTTTGTCCCAGAGGAGAAGCGTGAAGGTAAAATAAGTGCTCAGCCACCTTAGGAGGGTACCCATCTCCTGAGCTCTCCATGTTGTTTATGCAATGAACCTCATCACACCCCCAGGCATAGAGTGCCACTATTCTCCCCAGTGCACAGATGGTAAACCGAGGCACAAAATACCATTATACTGTAGAGGGAACCCAGAACAGGCTGGAAAACTGAACCTGGGTGTCTTGAGTCTCagcctggtgggtttttttacccGACAGCTTTCATATAAGAAACGGGAATGCTTTGAGAGACATGGAGCTGGAGTAGCTAGGTGCCTTGCAGACCCTAGCgtctttatttttccagtgttgcTGCAGGATGGGGCTTTAAGAAATGTGGATATGATTTAGCCCTAATTGAAACCAATAGGACTGATGTTCCCATTCACTTGGGTGCTTTTGAAAGTCCTTCCCAGAACAAAATGATGTGGCTTGCCTAAGGTTACCTTGGGAATCCACGGCAGAACCAGAAAGAGAGCCCAGGTCTTAACACCTCACCCGGTGTTTATTATTCACCCAGTGTTTTATCTGTGAGACTTCACTTGCTACACAGACGAGGCTaattttgcctctgttttccaTTAATAAAATCTAACAATAAACAAACTCTTTGTTCTGCCTTGTTTTAGGTCCCAAAGGAGAAGAGGATTCTTCCATCTGGTATGATGGGACGCAATGAACTAGGAAAGAGGTTAGCTTCATTTTTTGCTCTCTATAGCTGTCTAATTCTCCTGCAGCTGCTTGCATGCATGATGGGTCTCTTAGCTTGCATAAAATAGACATCAAAGCACAGTGTTATTACCAACAACAGTGGAGGTTATTAACCCTGAGACATATATTAAAATTCTTTAGGCTAGATCCCAAGCAGGTATAAATTGAGCTACACCCATTTACACAACTGAGGATCTGTCTAGCTGTGTTCAGAGGAGTTGCACTGATTTGCAGCAAGTGAAGAATTTGTCTTTATTTCCTACTTTGTGACAgctggaaaggggaaagggatTAAGCATTGGCAGCAAGAAGGGAATGACCAAGTCCTCTTCCACTCACTAGGCTGATAAGGATTTCTGTTCCACTTGCTTCCAGTCTCCCAGGATTCTCTTCCAGTGACTCCCATTTGTCCTTTGAGGTTTTCAGATAATTAACTATTAAATTAATGGCTCATTTGCCACTATGAGTTCAGTTCCCCTTCCTGGATGCTGTGTACTTTGGCAACCTTTTCTGGTTGTCTGTTTTTAACTACTTGACAGAATAAGTCTCTTGAACGATACTTCATTCCTTCTTCATAAGTAAGCTGAGTTaaactgttttctcctctctgaaaGACCACTGCATTCTGGAcagtggtgttttttttattaactacCGAAATTTCAGCACATACCTGAAGGTGAAGCTCTCGAAGCAGAGTGGGTGGGAGCTACTCATTCAGCTTTACTTCCCTTGGGGGTAGCTCATGCTGCCAAGAGGTGTGCAGGTTGCTAGtgtgggggttggtttgttttctgagCATGGTAACAGGGGCAATAAGCCACCTTTTCCCAGCTCAGCTAGGGCTGCAGAGTCGGCAGGGTCACAGAGTCACCGCTGCAGAAGGGACCAGTTCTTGGGATGCTGCACAAAGGGATGGTTTCCGTGTGTGAGAGGAGTGCATTTTTGTACAGTTCTTTATCAATTGATAGCTCCTATACTTAGTCTTTTCTGCTCTGAAGTCTGGGCCATACACCTCACTTCCAGTACTGCAGCCCTGTCAATTTTTCACTGATCTCATGTTGTCTGGGAGTTTTGCTTCCTAAGCTCTTGGAGTTTGTGAATTTGTACAAGAATcagctttcctaaaaaaaaaaaaaaaaaaaaaggcatttaaaaaaaatcaactttcaaTGTCAATGAGCCTTAAAAAGACTAAGATGGAAAGACCACATAGCAGTTATCTTTCTTATTGTCCCTGCTGCTCTGAGTGTTTAATagcataaataaagaaataatggATGTAGGCCCTGGATCTGCAGCCCCAAACCATGTCTAAACCGTATTCTCTGATTCCGTGTGATCATCCCTTGTCTGCTGAGCACCTCTGGCTCTTGCTGATTGCActgagaggtgtgtgtgtgggtggagATCACCCATGGGCCTGTCAGATCTCCCATATCAAGCAGGAGATGTACACAGCTGATTCAAGGTCACCTGGCAGCTAGACTGTGCAGTTTGCTTCCCAGCAGCACATCAAGGCACTTGCTTCTCGCTGTGACAGCTTGCTGGGGTTGTCCACCCTCTGCCCTGGTTTGAGACAGGACCCTTTCTCCACCAGGCACTGCCACGGAATGGAGTACGACCCAGAGATTGCATCCTTTGATGGCTCAGCCCATCTCATGAAGCTCTTGTCTGAAAATGTTTCCATGACCCAAGAATATTGTGAGCCACAGAAGAAGAACGGCTTAAGTCTTGAAGGCGTCCCTACTCCTCACAAGCCAGCCATGCTTCCACCAGGCACTAGCAAGCTGGATGCCACCCCAGACAACTACATGGTCCCGCCAGGGGATGTATACGACAACAGCTCATTGAACTCCCTCTTCGAGACCATCCCCGTAGCCCCACCACAGCAGAGGTGGCAGCCAGACAGCACTTTCAAAGAGGATCCCCAGGAGGTCAGAGCCGTTAGTGGGTTGCATGCTGGCAGTGCAGCCCAGGGGGTACTGCATGAGGCTGTCTCTAGTTTGGGGTTTGCTCATGCTGGAGTCCAGTGGGAGCTTTGCTTTTGCATTAGAAGCTTGATGCCATTCCCGTtgaattgttggggtttttacATTGTTTTTGGAAGTAGGATAAGGCTTTGAAATGAGGGTCCATGTTTTATCTGTGGCCTCTGTTATAATGTCTGGGAGAAGGTGGATGGACAAAGCAATGAAAGATTCTACTTTTGACTGTCTTGTTTTCACTTGTCTACAGTCGCTACTCTTCAGTGATATCCTCAAACCCCAGCCAGAGCCACCTTGCCCTGAGAGTTATGCTACGGACGGTGTTAAGAGGTAACTGCCAATCCATGGTCTCTGggtttccagtgtccctttcctGGGGAAAGACTGCATCCCTTTCCTCGCCCCAATGCCAGTCTTGACAGTGACCATTGCAAACTTACCGATCTCATGCTTTTGCAGAGACAAGTTGTGTCCCCCCGGTGTCTTAGGAGCAAGTTGCTGTTCCATGGCTTTTTAGACACAAAGCAGTGATGAATTTTAGTGTTTGTAGTAGGAAGTAGGGATTAGGGTTTGAAATGTTTTGCCGAAAAGGGGTCAAACCCAATCTTAAATTCAAGTTACTAGACGGAGTTGTGCCAGTTCGTGTTTTTAGCTTGAGAGGTGTGTAGTTCAGACTGTATTCTGTTGGCCAAACTGGTGTAAATCCAGTGCCGACTGCTTCCACTGCTCTGGTCGCATCTCATCAGCACCTTGACCTGCGCAAGGGGAGATGTGGCACTGAGGTCTTCCGTGTGAGGGTTTGCTGTGTGTTACAGCCCCTTCCAAGGGAGCACTGCTTGGTTCCTGTGCTACAGATAGATCCAGGTGGCTGCACTATCTTTCCACAAGCTACTTGGAATGGGGTAAATGCCAGAGAAAATGAGGATGACAGTTGATGAGGGTGATAAGCAGCCTCCTCCTAATCTAAGGTTTAGGTTCTCACTTTGGGTTTAGCACTGTTAGTCAACCTTGATTTTAGAAGGTGCCACTGCCTCTCATTCCTAAAACATGAGAgagatttcttcctcctttctacccttctCTCAGGCAGCACTTTCCTGCTCTAGATACCGCATCAAACATTATTCCACCTCCCACTTTTTATTTGCCTCCTGAGTCACCTGACTCTGTGACTCAGCTGTCAGACGTGGGGATTTTCACACAGACAGCAGCTCGTGTTCGTGAGCGAGAGGCTTTCTGTTTGCTGTTTATTTGTGCACTAAAGCTCTCTGGCTCTCCTGGCTCTAGATAAGAGGAGTTGCCAAGCCTATCTTCAGAGATGGCATCACAGAGGAGGTGGAGCAGGAAAAAGAGATGGGTTGGTGACTAAATAGGAATACGACGATCTTCAACTGCAGGGCACTTGAAGGGTCTGTGTGAAGGCTTATGTACAGGTGGTGGCTTGCACAGATTCCTCACAGAAGAAAATAGCTTGAGCTATAGCCTCATGGTTTGAATGCTCATAGGTGCTGGTGAATGCCCAAGAGCAGGGCTTCTTGAAAATCAGGCTCTTCTTTTAAATTTGCTTGTCAGCAGTGACACCTTCCTGTGTGTAACACTACAAATCTTTCCTGTAAAGACTAAAGTTGCTGCCCACCAGACTGAGAGTTCAACAAGCTGGGCTTCTAAGTCCATTTTTAAGCACCTGGATAAACAAGCAGATGTCAGTGTCCTGCAGGTCCTCCTGTTTCTATAGGACCCATTAGGACATAGTTTTCCTGGGTCAGCCATTTTTGGGTGTGAATTTGGAGACAGGAATCTGAGTTTAGCATGTTTTAAAAGTCTCATCACAGGTAcctatttttgtttgttctggttTAGGCTTTTGATTGTGCAATGGTTCTGTAGCCATCCACAGAAAAACACTGGTTACAATAATGTACAGGGTTTTTAAAGCCAAAATCAAAGGGTAAAATGAGGATATCCGAGAACTGCTGCTCCCTAGGGTGTTGAGGACAATCAGTATGTGCTGTGCTGGGAGGTGCTCGATCACAACTGTAGGGGCGTGTGAGATGGGGAATAGGGCAGAGACTCCTGGGTGTACGGTGTCTGTAACCTGTAGGGATGGAGACCTGCATGtctcttgttttgcttttggggtgAAATAGCAGCGTGTGCTTATTAATCATTCTCTCTTTGTTCCATACAAGTGACTTTGAATACACTCTGGGGTCACCCAAAGCCATTCACATCAAATCTGGGGACTCTCCCATGGCCTACCTCAACAAAGGACAGTTCTACCCCATCACACTGCGGACAGCTGGAGACAGCAAATGTTTACACTTGTCCTCAAATAAAGTGAAGGTAAGAGACAAGCTGACAATTTTGCTGACACATGCTGTAATCAGACATCCAGCAATTGTACTGGCCTGGGAACAGAGCTGAACATGAAGAGTAATGGCTTTGTGGCTCATGTTGGCTTAAAGCGATGAATGGGATGGATTCACTCATAGCAAGCTAATCCTCTGATGCACAGCAACAGCCTTCATGTTACCTGGCAGTTGAAACCTTTCACAGTAAGGTCAGGGATGCACAAAAGGCCTCCCTAGCTGATGGCTGGCTGGGGGCCCTGATGGGAAGACTTCTGAGCTAGAGAGACGTTCCCCGTCTTGCTCCCGAGATGTGTGGCCAGGCCTCAGAGCCACCCCTGAGACTAAGCTGAGCTTGAATTCTCAGCAAAGAAACCTGGTCCTCCAATCCTGAGCTGTATTTAGGGGCTAGACTTCGGATATCTCAAGACTTACAGGATTCCTGAAACTGAGAATGTCTAGAAAAAGACCTTTTAGGCTGTCCCAGCCTCATACTTGCTACAGCACTGCTAACATTCCTCCAACGCAGGATCCTTGTATGCCTTGGAGTCAGTGGGAACTCATGGGCAGTGCAATTAGGGGGCATACAGGGCATCTCAGTTTTGCTCCTGGCTCTGTTGCTGCCTGACCGCATGACCGTGTTCAAGTCCCTTCCCTtgcatgcctcagtttccccagcaatAAAACATTAACAATGACATGAGGCTGCCCTTGGCCAGTGGATGCACTGGCTGGAAACGGCAATGAGGGCACCAAGCATTAGCCTGCTGTGTATACTAATAGGGGATATCCTCGCTGTGTTACAGAGTGTTGTGATGATTGTTTTTGACAACGAAAAGATCCCGACGGAGCAGCTCAAGTTCTGGAAGCACTGGCATTCCCGCCAGCCCACGGCCAAGCAGAGGGTCATTGACGTTGGTATGAGTGGGGCTGTCTGATTGCGATGGCTGGGTGGGGTTGATAACTTCTAGCACCATTTTACTGCATTTCCAATACACAATAACACAGTTGAAGCTTCAGAATCTGGCCTGGGGGAAagcagggaggagcaggctgATCTGCTGGCTTCAGATCCTTTCTGGCTGAGGAGCTCTTGCGGGTTTAAGATGGTGTTTGCCAAGTGTAAGGACATGCGCTAGAAGCCCAAGATACATCAAAGAAGAGCCTCAGTCAGAGAGACAGAAACTGCTAAACTATTTTGGCTCTTACAGATGTGACCTATGGCCTCTTGGAGTCTAGGAATCTGGGCTAGAAAAGGCTTTGGTACTGcttgtccttctccactgccacCACACAGGCTTTACAGTGTGTTGTCCTGGGCCAGACAAAGGTTTTGTCCATTCAGCTGAGCACCTCACTGAGCACCTTGCGGCTTAAAGCAAGACACGCGGTTGTTTAAATTTAGAAGCAATCTACATTGACTTTGCATAACACCACTACTCAAATAGCAGTCACCAGCCAATATCTTTGAGTCATTTCTGGCCTATCCCTTACATATGCACGCTAAGGTTTATCCAGTGGTATCAAGGATGGCCTCTGTTATATTACAAGTCTTCTTTTAGCCTTGGACTCAGTGAGAGGCAGGCTTTTGGGGAGTGAAAAGCCTCGGGAATGTAACCAGTTCTGCAGCCAGAGTATAAACTGCTTCTCTATTGCATTTCAGCTGACTGTAAAGAAAACTTCAACACAGTGCAGAACATCGAGGAGTTAGCCTACAATGCACTGTCCTTCGTGTGGAACATCCACGAAGAAGCAAAGGTACAAACTGCTTGTGGAAGGGATATGGGAAGCCTTGGTCCACAGCAAAACTGTACCCTCCTTTCTGATGGCCCAGGCACGCTCCCCCCACTTCTCAGCTGAAAGACAGAGTTTCAAATCCAAACAATTCCATTCCAGTGGCCCCAGGTAGTGTTTGTCTGCCAGGACAGTGAGGAAGGACACcatgcttctctgtgtgtttaagCATTGCCATTAGCTAATAAACACTCTGGGCACACCTGAGACTGGCTCAGAGATGTTTTTTTAGTGCTGATGGATAACTCCTAAGAAAGCCTTTTGCAGCAGGCAGCCTAGATCAGGGCTCTACTCGCATGTAGGTGAAGCCTATTTAAATAAACCACAGCTTAGGGAACAAAGACCCTCCTTTCAAGGCAGCATTTTGGTGCAGAAATGACTGACCACCCTTCTGTGGCTTGTGTGATATGGAAGGGAGCCAGGCAGGTCACAAGATCCCTTTTGACCTTAAAATCTATAAAGCTTGTATCAACAtctttgcagctctgctgtctcTTCTGCATCTCTTCAGAGTCTCTCGTTAACACTTTGTACCTCGTGTGGATTGAAAGGAGCatataaaaaaagatgaagtaactaagaaaaaaagaaaagcataaatgcCCCATCTCTCTGAAGCTGGTAGCTTGGGAAAACTCTGGTTTGCTTTGGGATTCTTTTAGCCCAAAGGCGACCTTGGTCTTTTACAACCCAAGAGGTCAACAAATGTCTTCAAGGCAAAGTTGTCAGAAATGGAAATATGTCAGGTATGTGGCAAGCCCTCAGGGGCACCTCAGCAAAACTGGATTTAACTCTTAGCAGAAACTCTGTACATGCACTGGCCTGGGGCAGGTAAAGGTGAGACTTCAGAGAGCTGCGAGGGCTGGGAGCCGCGACAGGAGGGGTCAGGTATTTGGGTCGTCTGTAGCACCTGTTACTTCTCTTCTTGCAATTAAACTTCACACCACAGTTAAGTGGCTTTCTTTTCTATATATAGGTACTGACTAGATCTGACGTTAGGTTTCAGGGCTGAAATCCTCAGCCCAAAGCCCTGCTGAGGGAGCTGTGGGAGCTTCGCCAGCTGTGAATCTGTCCCCAGAGTCCAGGGGAAATTTCAAGGTCACACAAATGAGTTGGTAATTTGGAGATACAATGTGGATTATGTCTGCGCTCAGCGTTTCTTCAAAAGTTCCCACTGGAGGTGACGCCATCCTAAAGCAGGAGGAGTAGGATAAAGGAGACCAGTGTGTGATGAATATTTATTTAACTAGCAGCAATGATTTGTAATTCCTGAAGCTGTAGTCTagccctcctcccttcctccaggGCATTGCTGTCTGAGGGTCCCTTGTTCAAATGAAAGATCAGAAATACCAGCAAGAATTTCCCCAGGCAGACTGCATCGCGTCTGCAGCTTGCCTGAGCCGATGGGAGTGGATAGCCTAAGTGTTAGTAGAGAGATGGAGAGCTGCAAGAGGTGTCGGGGGAGACTGTGGCTAGGAAGGACCAGTAGTTACGCTCGGGTCACATGCTCACGCTCATGTGACAACAGCTCACATGCTCGGCTGACGCTGGGAGGGTTGGAAGGATGTCTCGGGAGCCGCTTTTGTTCCTACCCGCTGTTCTTATTGCTGTTTGAGAATAATGTTTTCAGCACCAACAAGCTGCATCAATCTCTGTTCCTATTTGCAGGTATTTATTGGGGTGAATTGCCTGAGCACTGACTTCTCCTCCCAGAAAGGAGTGAAAGGTGTCCCGCTCAACCTCCAGATAGACACTTATGACTATGGCAATGGAACCAGCCAGCTGGTGCACCGCGCCGTCTGCCAGATCAAGATATTCTGCGATAAGGTAGAACATTGCTTTTCCACCAGGTTGTCCAAGAGGAATTTTAAACTGGTGGCCAGTGACTCCAGGAGGGAAAACAGAAAGGTTGTGAGAGCCTAGAACAGCCGAGAGGTCAGGGCTGAGGAATCGAGATGGTTAGCCCCCTCAGCTGAGTGAGACAGGAAAGCGGGGATGTGTCTGCACTGCTGAGGCCTTTGTAGAACAGTCATTAGAAAGTTTTCCCTATGTCAGATCTACATGGGATTGTGCCTCATAAAAACTTGTCAAAAATAGAGTTTATTAAATAGCAGAAGAGATGAGAATCCTTCTTTCCCAGCCTCAGATATCTTCCCATGGAAAAACTTCTCACAGCtatttttgtctgcatttttcatttctgaaagcaaattttgtttttgtttttaaatttataagTATCAGAAAGTTCTGGATGGCCTGTAGAGGGTCTCTGAGGTGAGCGTTTTTTAATAAAGGCTGCCTTTACCTTAATGTGCTTACCTCCCAGAGATGGCCAGTAAACCCTCTCTTGCCAATGTTAGAACTGTCAATGTCCTAATTTTTGCCTTATCGTCCccacagggagcagagaggaaaatgcGAGATGATGAAAGGAAGCagttcagaaggaaaggaaaatgcctGGACTCCAATAACAATGGTCAGTGCTAGTGTTTGTTACCTGATCCAAAGCGTGTTGAAATCCATGTAGGCTTGTCCGTTAACTTCCACAAGATCTGGCCCTGGGTATTTCCAAGCCTGATGAAATCAGCACCATTCAGAAATAGCTTGTCAGGCAGGTCCTTGTCTGGCCTCCTACCAAGGCTCTCAAAGCCCTTCATTAATAGTAACCAACCTTTCTGAATTGTCTTGGGGTCTTGGCAGGGAGCCTTCCCTAGGGGAGACAGCGCTGGGCAAGCCCAGAAGACCTGGTTCCGCAGGGTCTCGtcttttttctaatatttctgtTGGGAGACCTTGGGCAGGCGCTTTCCCCTCTCTGCATGTAGTTGCCTCTTAAACTGCCATCTGAACTGAGATGAACTGGACTTTCCATCTGT encodes the following:
- the GRHL3 gene encoding grainyhead-like protein 3 homolog: MSNELDFRSVRLMKNDTMNFQKFPYTNEDEAWKTYLENPLTAATKAMMRVNGDDDSVAALSLLYDYYMVPKEKRILPSGMMGRNELGKRHCHGMEYDPEIASFDGSAHLMKLLSENVSMTQEYCEPQKKNGLSLEGVPTPHKPAMLPPGTSKLDATPDNYMVPPGDVYDNSSLNSLFETIPVAPPQQRWQPDSTFKEDPQESLLFSDILKPQPEPPCPESYATDGVKSDFEYTLGSPKAIHIKSGDSPMAYLNKGQFYPITLRTAGDSKCLHLSSNKVKSVVMIVFDNEKIPTEQLKFWKHWHSRQPTAKQRVIDVADCKENFNTVQNIEELAYNALSFVWNIHEEAKVFIGVNCLSTDFSSQKGVKGVPLNLQIDTYDYGNGTSQLVHRAVCQIKIFCDKGAERKMRDDERKQFRRKGKCLDSNNNGLKGCLLSGFRGNEITFLRPETDLETQPVLFIPNVHFSNLQRCGTVLPPAVPNSANRLPLKRSGASFTDEFDPIPPKQTKEEDPQRVLLYVRRESEEVFDALMLKTPDLQGLRTAISEKYGLPEESIYKVYKKCKRGILVNMDNNIIQHYSNHMAFLLDMVEAEDKFQIILKEL